In Synechococcus sp. KORDI-100, a single window of DNA contains:
- a CDS encoding pentapeptide repeat-containing protein produces the protein MYLNANGEEKGWGKKKVGGLVAKIKNKPELNACDFVGLRTHKSDIITGVGGETDTTDPLCALEPARWRPSNPQSYGSGASLYGADLHGRSLGYWNVQRSDLRFVDLENAKLNWALLLNADLEGAELNNAYLWMADLREANLDSANLEGANLQGANLQGAELTSANLRSANLQGAELQHADLTGALYLDQAVNADTADWEWTRCPDGTYNKGRKPCLGDQLIP, from the coding sequence TTGTATCTGAATGCCAACGGTGAGGAGAAGGGCTGGGGCAAGAAAAAGGTTGGTGGCTTGGTTGCAAAAATCAAAAATAAACCTGAACTGAACGCTTGTGACTTCGTGGGACTACGAACTCACAAGTCGGATATCATCACAGGTGTTGGAGGTGAAACGGATACCACCGATCCTTTGTGTGCATTAGAACCCGCACGTTGGCGTCCTTCAAACCCTCAGAGTTACGGCTCCGGTGCATCTCTATATGGAGCAGATCTGCATGGTAGATCACTAGGATATTGGAATGTGCAGAGATCGGACCTAAGATTTGTGGATCTAGAGAATGCGAAACTGAATTGGGCGCTTCTGTTGAATGCGGACCTGGAGGGTGCGGAGCTAAATAATGCGTACCTGTGGATGGCGGACCTGAGGGAGGCGAATTTGGACTCCGCCAACCTGGAAGGTGCCAACCTTCAAGGTGCAAACCTTCAGGGTGCGGAACTTACGAGTGCAAACCTTCGTAGTGCGAACCTTCAGGGTGCGGAACTGCAGCATGCGGACCTGACTGGAGCGCTCTATTTAGATCAAGCAGTCAATGCAGATACGGCGGATTGGGAATGGACGCGTTGTCCTGATGGCACCTATAACAAGGGAAGAAAACCGTGCCTTGGAGATCAGCTGATTCCATAG
- a CDS encoding phage terminase large subunit: protein MTAPAEGFQPLPWQGAALSVPDAMDLVLVGGRGGGKSTLLSMLIVRDAMRFGKGYIAALVRRDLAGLLKLQSEIQQLIDAQPELKGTKYLASKKEFRFSNGAVIFLHYIKDENAYGRFQGVDLSHIYVDEAGQIQEPAPLLRLRSSMRTTDESVTPRMVLTANPNNVGSWWIFEHFVSRMVPWRPHRSELFRKDVVLISSTLFDNPHLADRNVYIEQLKASCNFDSSKIESEVYGRWGLTSGSFFGSVFSQQRMQLAWEGSQRHRYDWSGRWIWMGMDCGTRSPSAVFIALRPTQQIEYAGRVIGSNSVILLDEFYSDQRTPDGSRQWHVGDRTLTTRTFAARCQELCNRNGLDLREVPLRQRFADAAIGSAIGSSDGSIADQLKRFGCGFVPAPKQRVAGWALMAQMMEAAGDPSAPGLYATEKCSSFWATLPGLVYDQHNPEDLDTTGIDHAADAVRYLLSGIESSRHTAMAGHRIY from the coding sequence ATGACTGCTCCGGCGGAGGGCTTCCAACCGCTGCCTTGGCAGGGCGCTGCACTGTCAGTGCCAGATGCAATGGATCTGGTGCTTGTTGGTGGCCGCGGTGGTGGCAAATCAACGCTGTTGTCGATGTTGATCGTTCGCGATGCGATGCGGTTCGGGAAGGGATACATCGCTGCGCTGGTGCGTCGTGACCTGGCTGGTCTTCTCAAGCTGCAGTCAGAAATTCAACAGTTGATCGATGCCCAGCCTGAGCTGAAAGGCACCAAGTATCTGGCCAGCAAAAAGGAGTTCCGCTTCTCCAACGGCGCGGTGATCTTCCTGCACTACATCAAAGATGAGAACGCCTACGGCCGGTTCCAAGGCGTCGACCTGAGCCATATCTATGTCGATGAAGCTGGGCAGATCCAAGAACCGGCGCCGCTGCTCCGGTTGCGCTCATCAATGCGGACGACAGATGAATCAGTCACTCCCCGCATGGTGTTGACGGCCAATCCCAACAACGTGGGCAGTTGGTGGATTTTTGAGCACTTCGTCTCGCGGATGGTGCCGTGGAGGCCCCATCGCTCAGAGCTGTTCAGAAAAGACGTTGTTCTGATCAGCTCGACGCTGTTCGACAACCCGCACCTTGCGGATCGCAACGTCTACATCGAGCAGCTCAAAGCCAGCTGCAATTTCGATTCATCCAAGATCGAATCGGAGGTTTACGGCCGTTGGGGGCTGACCTCTGGATCGTTTTTTGGCTCGGTGTTTTCTCAGCAACGGATGCAGCTGGCCTGGGAGGGTTCTCAGCGTCATCGATACGACTGGAGCGGTCGTTGGATCTGGATGGGGATGGATTGTGGAACCCGATCACCATCAGCAGTGTTCATTGCACTGCGGCCGACGCAGCAGATCGAATACGCCGGCCGGGTGATCGGGTCGAATTCAGTGATCTTGCTGGATGAGTTTTATTCCGATCAGCGCACCCCCGATGGAAGCCGCCAGTGGCACGTTGGCGACCGGACGCTGACCACTCGAACCTTTGCTGCCCGGTGTCAGGAGCTATGCAACCGCAATGGACTGGATCTCAGAGAAGTACCCCTCCGGCAGCGCTTTGCTGATGCCGCCATCGGCTCAGCGATTGGCTCCAGTGATGGATCGATCGCCGATCAACTCAAACGGTTTGGTTGTGGTTTCGTCCCAGCACCAAAGCAACGTGTGGCTGGCTGGGCATTGATGGCGCAGATGATGGAGGCCGCTGGTGATCCATCAGCGCCAGGCCTGTATGCGACGGAGAAGTGCTCGAGCTTCTGGGCAACCCTGCCGGGGCTGGTCTACGACCAACACAACCCAGAGGATCTCGACACGACCGGCATCGATCACGCGGCTGATGCAGTCAGATATCTGCTGTCTGGAATCGAGAGTTCAAGACACACTGCGATGGCCGGGCACCGCATTTACTGA
- a CDS encoding acetate/propionate family kinase, with product MGDLTLVINLGSSSLKAALVDSTGAFLWHSGRSIAAGEHLEDVLRQWLEPELEPHRERIGLIGHRVVHGGERFTAPTQITENVLKTLEQLTPLAPLHNPPALMGMAWGRAWAPSLPQWACFDTAFHSTLPAAAYTYAIPAEFRQKGFRRFGFHGINHQHIAETVADRWSEQDQDPSTLRLISAHLGAGASLAAIHGGRCIDTTMGFTPLEGLVMATRSGTIDPGMMLELMREGYSTDQMAAMLQKQSGLKGLTGFGGDMREIREAAEQGHASAIKALDVFRHRLVQLLGAMAASLGGVDVLALTGGVGEHDRTLHGELARALSWWGNYATMVIPADEEGMIARLCQRQNDRGPSAAIG from the coding sequence ATGGGTGATCTGACCCTGGTCATCAACCTCGGCAGTTCCAGCCTCAAAGCGGCCCTGGTGGATTCCACCGGGGCTTTCCTTTGGCACAGCGGACGCAGCATCGCTGCAGGCGAGCATCTTGAGGACGTCCTTCGACAATGGCTCGAACCGGAACTGGAGCCCCATCGAGAGCGGATCGGCCTGATCGGCCATCGGGTCGTCCATGGCGGTGAACGCTTCACGGCGCCGACGCAGATCACAGAGAACGTGCTGAAGACGCTCGAGCAGCTGACACCATTGGCTCCGTTGCACAATCCACCGGCCCTGATGGGGATGGCATGGGGCCGTGCCTGGGCCCCGTCACTGCCCCAGTGGGCCTGTTTTGACACGGCCTTTCACAGCACCCTGCCAGCCGCAGCCTACACCTACGCCATCCCTGCTGAATTCAGGCAGAAGGGATTCCGCCGTTTCGGCTTTCATGGCATCAACCACCAGCACATCGCAGAGACCGTGGCCGATCGGTGGAGCGAACAGGATCAGGACCCGTCGACCCTGCGACTGATCAGTGCCCATCTCGGAGCTGGGGCCTCCCTGGCCGCGATCCATGGCGGCCGTTGCATCGACACCACCATGGGATTCACCCCGCTCGAGGGATTGGTCATGGCAACCCGCTCCGGAACCATCGATCCGGGGATGATGCTGGAGCTGATGCGTGAGGGATACAGCACGGATCAGATGGCGGCCATGCTTCAGAAGCAATCAGGCCTCAAAGGTCTCACAGGTTTCGGCGGCGACATGCGCGAGATCCGAGAAGCGGCCGAGCAAGGACATGCCAGCGCCATCAAAGCCCTGGATGTCTTCCGCCACCGTCTGGTCCAGCTTCTGGGCGCCATGGCCGCCAGCCTTGGTGGCGTGGACGTGCTCGCACTCACTGGTGGGGTGGGTGAGCACGACAGAACACTGCATGGGGAGCTGGCTCGAGCTCTCAGCTGGTGGGGGAACTACGCAACGATGGTCATTCCGGCCGATGAGGAGGGCATGATTGCCCGCCTCTGCCAACGCCAGAACGACAGGGGCCCCTCAGCTGCGATCGGGTAG
- a CDS encoding tetratricopeptide repeat protein — protein MPRVTTAFAAALALFLPIGRPLLVGLIPVAGIGAGLLSTQTAYAQSAQDWFDSGIEKAMSGDYQGAIADYTKAIEINPQYADAYLGRGLRRYELGDLSGAISDYTKAIKYKPDSAHAYISRGTIKSKLKDYQGAITDYTKAIEVNPRFYMALLTAALL, from the coding sequence ATGCCTCGCGTTACAACTGCCTTTGCTGCGGCCTTGGCCTTGTTCTTGCCGATAGGACGCCCGTTGCTGGTAGGGCTGATTCCTGTTGCTGGAATTGGAGCAGGGTTGCTCTCGACGCAGACAGCCTATGCACAAAGTGCTCAAGACTGGTTCGATTCAGGAATCGAAAAAGCAATGAGTGGAGATTATCAAGGAGCAATTGCTGATTACACGAAGGCAATTGAAATTAACCCTCAGTATGCGGATGCTTATCTCGGTCGTGGGTTGAGGAGATATGAATTAGGCGATTTAAGTGGGGCCATTTCTGATTACACAAAAGCAATTAAGTACAAACCTGATTCTGCTCATGCCTACATCAGTCGTGGCACTATCAAGAGTAAATTAAAGGATTATCAAGGAGCTATTACTGATTACACAAAAGCAATTGAAGTAAACCCCAGATTTTATATGGCTTTACTAACCGCGGCATTGCTTTAG
- a CDS encoding M10 family metallopeptidase C-terminal domain-containing protein has protein sequence MGANHDHEVLDKIDGDPEGGFSFATICKTHKLGDGLTGSQPFSDNGTSDNYPHFNTSESLYRPSHWRNSGPSSSATINKLADWLVKNWFVSKRRGEDWHHLDSDVWTRWISEPVRWRKFGREVTQPSSYDLTVDLTDLRPQRVCPAIPWDENDPPGTCYRAPDRRPLAREALKTWSAVTGIKFKERNRDADITFGDTGDEFADWGGPVFQAIDGVASGDMFFGSALSYVDEDNGYDGNYWNWINRAYILIHYGRDRNQNNRNQRIFQTYLHEIGHALGLGHPGPYNSNRNICEQAHFKNDSLSLSLMSYWDQVDSMVARPNETNKLVVTPNVADLRAFDRMYHDKAVGTINAFAGETVYGYKTNIDVKTSHHYARMIDNADRFQYTIVDRGRNPNQHDRIDFSYFDTDNDGADNSHEFNQIIDLRDSKPRRSNAFFSSVGGGVNNLNISYQSIIENAVAGRGDDKIVGNNTRNELYGHDGKDTLIGGKDTDYLFGDGRGHNSRRNEGGRPDKEWGRPYTDSMDGGKGDDHFYVNHTRDIVKERRNQGVDVIHCRAETFRMPAHTEEIWADVLAGTEPSFDFKGNESNNTIYGWSKDDTLSGLKGDDYLLSDDGDDSLTGGKGKDTLAGGLGNDTYYIDSLDQILESEDGGIDTVNAINQSITLAENLENANVVQDKVRLLEVNGNSSSNHITGVSSRLPRAQGLYLNGLGGNDTLEGSLLNDTLDGSTGVDSLIGGSGNDVYYLDSRHDKVIELSDNGRDKIYTRSLYSLLVTPHVEDIELQGTLNIGLIGNDLDNEITGNLGHNALLGGIGNDSLIGGFGNDSLDGGTGADTLFGGSGRDEYTIRGINDIIQESEMNTDIDHVKSYISFSLVANRYGQVRDIENLSLVGNQATYAYGNPLDNRITGNDLDNTLIGFGGMDIIKGGLGADRIAGGDDFDTFLYTSISESPFGENDVITDFDQSQFDVIDLTDIDANVNIAGDQAFELSFSSDFIPEAGTAVFNSSTKMLNLYVDSTVLPSMSIEIPSVDILRSSDLYL, from the coding sequence ATGGGCGCTAATCACGATCACGAAGTTCTTGACAAGATCGATGGTGATCCTGAAGGCGGCTTCTCGTTTGCAACCATTTGCAAGACCCACAAACTTGGCGATGGCCTCACTGGTAGTCAGCCATTTTCTGATAATGGTACTAGTGATAACTACCCACATTTTAATACCTCCGAATCTTTATATAGACCAAGTCATTGGAGAAATTCAGGACCTTCAAGCTCAGCAACTATTAATAAGCTTGCAGATTGGTTAGTAAAAAATTGGTTCGTCTCAAAACGTAGAGGTGAAGATTGGCATCATCTTGATTCTGATGTGTGGACAAGATGGATATCAGAACCGGTTCGTTGGAGAAAGTTCGGTAGAGAAGTCACCCAACCTTCTTCATATGATCTAACCGTAGATTTAACTGACCTCCGTCCACAAAGAGTTTGTCCAGCAATTCCATGGGATGAGAATGACCCGCCTGGAACGTGTTACAGGGCACCCGATCGACGCCCCTTAGCCAGAGAAGCACTCAAAACTTGGTCTGCTGTTACGGGGATCAAGTTCAAGGAGCGCAACCGTGATGCAGATATCACCTTTGGAGACACTGGAGACGAGTTTGCTGATTGGGGCGGTCCAGTTTTCCAGGCCATCGATGGTGTTGCCTCGGGTGATATGTTCTTTGGCTCTGCTTTATCGTATGTGGATGAAGACAACGGATATGATGGTAATTATTGGAACTGGATAAATAGAGCATATATCTTAATCCATTATGGGAGAGATCGAAATCAGAATAATCGAAACCAAAGGATCTTTCAGACATATCTACATGAAATTGGTCATGCACTAGGTCTTGGCCATCCAGGCCCCTACAACTCGAATAGAAATATTTGCGAACAGGCTCACTTTAAAAACGATTCACTCAGCTTGTCGTTGATGTCATATTGGGATCAGGTTGATTCTATGGTGGCTCGACCTAATGAAACCAACAAGTTAGTGGTAACGCCAAATGTTGCCGACTTGCGAGCATTTGATCGTATGTATCATGACAAAGCGGTGGGAACGATCAATGCCTTCGCTGGAGAAACGGTATATGGTTACAAAACTAATATTGACGTAAAAACATCACATCATTACGCGAGAATGATCGATAATGCTGATCGTTTCCAGTACACTATCGTAGATCGTGGTCGAAATCCCAATCAGCATGATCGGATTGACTTCTCATACTTTGATACCGATAACGACGGCGCCGATAATTCTCATGAATTTAATCAAATTATAGATTTACGGGATTCAAAGCCACGCCGATCGAACGCCTTTTTCTCAAGTGTAGGTGGCGGTGTGAATAATTTAAATATTTCATATCAATCAATTATCGAAAATGCTGTTGCTGGCAGAGGGGATGACAAAATTGTTGGTAACAATACACGTAACGAACTATATGGTCATGACGGTAAGGATACACTCATAGGTGGAAAAGATACTGACTACCTTTTTGGTGATGGTCGAGGACATAATTCGCGGCGTAATGAAGGAGGTCGCCCAGACAAAGAATGGGGAAGACCTTACACAGACTCAATGGATGGCGGAAAAGGTGACGACCATTTTTATGTCAATCACACTCGTGATATCGTCAAAGAAAGAAGAAACCAGGGTGTTGACGTAATACACTGCAGAGCAGAGACTTTTAGGATGCCTGCTCATACGGAGGAAATTTGGGCAGATGTGTTAGCTGGAACAGAACCTTCATTTGATTTTAAAGGTAACGAATCCAATAACACAATTTATGGTTGGAGTAAGGACGATACACTAAGCGGTTTAAAAGGAGATGATTACTTGTTATCAGATGATGGAGATGATAGTTTGACTGGTGGAAAAGGAAAGGATACATTAGCTGGAGGTCTAGGAAATGATACTTATTATATTGATTCCTTGGATCAAATCCTTGAATCAGAAGACGGCGGTATCGATACTGTTAATGCAATCAATCAATCAATTACTCTCGCTGAGAATCTTGAGAATGCAAATGTTGTTCAAGATAAAGTCCGCCTGCTTGAGGTGAATGGTAATAGCTCCTCTAATCACATTACCGGTGTGTCATCAAGACTGCCTAGAGCCCAAGGTCTTTACCTCAATGGATTGGGTGGTAATGACACATTAGAAGGAAGCTTGCTCAATGACACACTTGATGGTAGTACTGGCGTAGATTCCCTAATTGGTGGATCCGGTAATGATGTTTATTATCTTGATTCGCGCCATGACAAGGTTATTGAATTATCTGACAACGGAAGAGATAAAATCTATACTCGCTCACTTTACTCCTTGCTAGTCACTCCGCATGTTGAAGACATTGAGTTGCAAGGCACTCTTAATATTGGCTTAATAGGAAATGATCTTGATAATGAAATCACTGGAAACCTAGGTCATAATGCACTGCTTGGTGGCATTGGAAATGATTCATTGATTGGCGGTTTTGGTAATGACAGTCTCGATGGTGGTACCGGTGCTGACACCCTATTTGGTGGGTCGGGTCGTGATGAGTACACTATTAGAGGTATAAATGATATCATCCAAGAATCTGAGATGAATACCGATATAGACCATGTTAAATCCTACATTTCTTTTAGTTTGGTGGCTAATCGTTATGGCCAAGTTCGTGATATCGAAAACTTGAGTCTTGTGGGAAATCAAGCTACTTATGCATATGGAAACCCCTTGGATAACAGAATTACGGGTAATGATTTAGATAACACTCTAATAGGATTCGGTGGTATGGACATCATTAAAGGTGGATTGGGTGCAGATCGAATTGCGGGTGGCGATGACTTTGATACATTTTTGTATACGTCAATATCCGAATCACCCTTTGGAGAAAATGATGTAATCACTGATTTTGACCAGTCCCAATTTGATGTGATCGATCTGACTGACATTGATGCCAATGTCAATATTGCAGGTGATCAAGCCTTCGAACTTTCCTTCTCGTCTGATTTCATTCCAGAAGCTGGTACAGCTGTTTTCAATAGTTCAACAAAAATGCTGAACTTGTATGTTGATAGTACCGTGCTTCCTTCAATGTCCATTGAAATTCCATCTGTAGATATCCTGCGCTCTTCAGACCTGTATCTGTGA